In Passer domesticus isolate bPasDom1 chromosome 12, bPasDom1.hap1, whole genome shotgun sequence, the following proteins share a genomic window:
- the LOC135279258 gene encoding borealin-2-like isoform X3 → MAPGKAPCRRRSSDSGVEPDRGALPRDREQRTALSQKKRDQRIALFLSDFDQQAKEHIQEMKKELDSLLQTAEKAFAVELLTMPAAVRKMKRKEVLAGNCRGYTEIKPEPLEELEFTVSLSLQGREEVALAAAATDCSVEDMPNPKLVRTNSKKVKVTTIVEYEDAKHSSAKKITKKISKTRSLVSLASGLSGKLNSLSSATNLKATPKGAKSAGLQQTVSRTLPPSGRVQGMLKRSKSVPQHKSVPFVNIPLADGQTLCTAGGDLRNIDVQLLNQDTVQHIHNLVSELTVLCGKVTPKPS, encoded by the exons ATGGCCCCGGGGAAGGCCCCGTGCCGGCGGCGCAGCAGCGACTCGGGCGTGGAGCCGGACCGCGGGGCGCTGCCCCGGGACAGGGAGCAGCGCACCGCGCTCTCCCAGAAGAAGAGGGACCAGCGCATCGCGCTCTTCCTCAGCGACTTCGACCAGCAGG CCAAGGAGCACATCCAGGAGATGAAGAAAGAGCTCGATTCGCTTTTGCAGACGGCGGAGAAGGCGTTTGCGGTGGAGCTGCTGACGATGCCGGCCGCCGTCAGGAAGATGAAGAGGAAAGAGGTGCTCG CTGGAAATTGTAGGGGCTACACAGAGATCAAACCTGAACCTCTTGAAGAACTTGAGTTTACTGTGAGCCTGA GTTTGCAAGGACGGGAGGAAGtggctcttgctgctgcagcg actGACTGCTCTGTAGAAGACATGCCAAATCCCAAACTGGTGAGGACCAACAGCAAGAAAG TTAAGGTAACTACAATTGTTGAATATGAAGATGCCAAGCACAGTTCTGCAaagaaaataactaaaaaa ATTTCCAAAACCAGGTCGCTGGTTTCACTGGCCTCTGGTTTAAGTGGCAAACTGAACTCTCTTTCTAG TGCCACAAATCTCAAAGCCACTCCAAAGGGAGCTAAAAG TGCTGGATTACAACAGACTGTCTCAAGAACTTTACCTCCGAGTGGAAGAGTTCAAGGCATGTTGAAGAGAAGTAAATCAGTACCCCAACATAAAAGTGTTCCATTTGTCAACATTCCCCTGGCTGATGGACAG ACACTCTGTACAGCTGGTGGAGACCTCCGTAATATTGATGTGCAGCTCCTAAATCAGGATACAGTACAGCACATCCATAACCTGGTG AGTGAGCTGACTGTACTGTGTGGAAAGGTAACACCTAAACCAAGTTAA
- the LOC135279258 gene encoding borealin-2-like isoform X5, whose product MDLRDQLVPTPCLGTDSSHTVAQGFIQPGLEHCQGCGIHNLSAFQCLPPSGQGAHPGDEERARFAFADGGEGVCGGAADDAGRRQEDEEERGLQGREEVALAAAATDCSVEDMPNPKLVRTNSKKVKVTTIVEYEDAKHSSAKKITKKISKTRSLVSLASGLSGKLNSLSSATNLKATPKGAKSAGLQQTVSRTLPPSGRVQGMLKRSKSVPQHKSVPFVNIPLADGQTLCTAGGDLRNIDVQLLNQDTVQHIHNLVSELTVLCGKVTPKPS is encoded by the exons atggaccttagaGATCAGCTTGTCCCAACCCCCTGCCTGGGCACGGACAGCTCCCACACGGTTGCTCAAGGCtttatccagcctggccttgagcactgccagggtTGTGgcatccacaacctctctgcGTTCCAGTGTCTACCACCCTCGGG CCAAGGAGCACATCCAGGAGATGAAGAAAGAGCTCGATTCGCTTTTGCAGACGGCGGAGAAGGCGTTTGCGGTGGAGCTGCTGACGATGCCGGCCGCCGTCAGGAAGATGAAGAGGAAAGAG GTTTGCAAGGACGGGAGGAAGtggctcttgctgctgcagcg actGACTGCTCTGTAGAAGACATGCCAAATCCCAAACTGGTGAGGACCAACAGCAAGAAAG TTAAGGTAACTACAATTGTTGAATATGAAGATGCCAAGCACAGTTCTGCAaagaaaataactaaaaaa ATTTCCAAAACCAGGTCGCTGGTTTCACTGGCCTCTGGTTTAAGTGGCAAACTGAACTCTCTTTCTAG TGCCACAAATCTCAAAGCCACTCCAAAGGGAGCTAAAAG TGCTGGATTACAACAGACTGTCTCAAGAACTTTACCTCCGAGTGGAAGAGTTCAAGGCATGTTGAAGAGAAGTAAATCAGTACCCCAACATAAAAGTGTTCCATTTGTCAACATTCCCCTGGCTGATGGACAG ACACTCTGTACAGCTGGTGGAGACCTCCGTAATATTGATGTGCAGCTCCTAAATCAGGATACAGTACAGCACATCCATAACCTGGTG AGTGAGCTGACTGTACTGTGTGGAAAGGTAACACCTAAACCAAGTTAA
- the LOC135279258 gene encoding borealin-2-like isoform X2, whose translation MLCTLNSSSLAKPKAELWNRSVLWSTEPSQHRGAGAAPAAPAQPWAWKRSPAPAQLLCARAGSQQGTKQRSSSLCVSARVQGSLSRGITESQNVERLEWTLEISLSQPPAWARTAPTRLLKALSSLALSTARVVASTTSLRSSVYHPRAKEHIQEMKKELDSLLQTAEKAFAVELLTMPAAVRKMKRKEVLGLQGREEVALAAAATDCSVEDMPNPKLVRTNSKKVKVTTIVEYEDAKHSSAKKITKKISKTRSLVSLASGLSGKLNSLSSATNLKATPKGAKSAGLQQTVSRTLPPSGRVQGMLKRSKSVPQHKSVPFVNIPLADGQTLCTAGGDLRNIDVQLLNQDTVQHIHNLVSELTVLCGKVTPKPS comes from the exons ATGCTCTGCACACTGAACAGCAGCAGTTTAGCCAAACCCAAAGCTGAGCTCTGGAACAGGTCCGTCCTGTGGAGCACAGAGCCCTCCCAGCACCGGGGAGCCGGGGCAGCGCCAGCAgcgcctgcccagccctgggcatggAAACGCTCCCCTGCTCCAGCGCAGCTCCTGTGTGCCCGGGCCGGCTCCCAACAGGGAACAAAACAGCGCAGTTCATCTCTCTGTGTGTCTGCCCGGGTGCAAGGATCATTAAGtcgtggaatcacagaatcacagaatgttgagcggttggaatggaccttagaGATCAGCTTGTCCCAACCCCCTGCCTGGGCACGGACAGCTCCCACACGGTTGCTCAAGGCtttatccagcctggccttgagcactgccagggtTGTGgcatccacaacctctctgcGTTCCAGTGTCTACCACCCTCGGG CCAAGGAGCACATCCAGGAGATGAAGAAAGAGCTCGATTCGCTTTTGCAGACGGCGGAGAAGGCGTTTGCGGTGGAGCTGCTGACGATGCCGGCCGCCGTCAGGAAGATGAAGAGGAAAGAGGTGCTCG GTTTGCAAGGACGGGAGGAAGtggctcttgctgctgcagcg actGACTGCTCTGTAGAAGACATGCCAAATCCCAAACTGGTGAGGACCAACAGCAAGAAAG TTAAGGTAACTACAATTGTTGAATATGAAGATGCCAAGCACAGTTCTGCAaagaaaataactaaaaaa ATTTCCAAAACCAGGTCGCTGGTTTCACTGGCCTCTGGTTTAAGTGGCAAACTGAACTCTCTTTCTAG TGCCACAAATCTCAAAGCCACTCCAAAGGGAGCTAAAAG TGCTGGATTACAACAGACTGTCTCAAGAACTTTACCTCCGAGTGGAAGAGTTCAAGGCATGTTGAAGAGAAGTAAATCAGTACCCCAACATAAAAGTGTTCCATTTGTCAACATTCCCCTGGCTGATGGACAG ACACTCTGTACAGCTGGTGGAGACCTCCGTAATATTGATGTGCAGCTCCTAAATCAGGATACAGTACAGCACATCCATAACCTGGTG AGTGAGCTGACTGTACTGTGTGGAAAGGTAACACCTAAACCAAGTTAA
- the LOC135279258 gene encoding borealin-2-like isoform X1, translating to MLCTLNSSSLAKPKAELWNRSVLWSTEPSQHRGAGAAPAAPAQPWAWKRSPAPAQLLCARAGSQQGTKQRSSSLCVSARVQGSLSRGITESQNVERLEWTLEISLSQPPAWARTAPTRLLKALSSLALSTARVVASTTSLRSSVYHPRAKEHIQEMKKELDSLLQTAEKAFAVELLTMPAAVRKMKRKEVLAGNCRGYTEIKPEPLEELEFTVSLSLQGREEVALAAAATDCSVEDMPNPKLVRTNSKKVKVTTIVEYEDAKHSSAKKITKKISKTRSLVSLASGLSGKLNSLSSATNLKATPKGAKSAGLQQTVSRTLPPSGRVQGMLKRSKSVPQHKSVPFVNIPLADGQTLCTAGGDLRNIDVQLLNQDTVQHIHNLVSELTVLCGKVTPKPS from the exons ATGCTCTGCACACTGAACAGCAGCAGTTTAGCCAAACCCAAAGCTGAGCTCTGGAACAGGTCCGTCCTGTGGAGCACAGAGCCCTCCCAGCACCGGGGAGCCGGGGCAGCGCCAGCAgcgcctgcccagccctgggcatggAAACGCTCCCCTGCTCCAGCGCAGCTCCTGTGTGCCCGGGCCGGCTCCCAACAGGGAACAAAACAGCGCAGTTCATCTCTCTGTGTGTCTGCCCGGGTGCAAGGATCATTAAGtcgtggaatcacagaatcacagaatgttgagcggttggaatggaccttagaGATCAGCTTGTCCCAACCCCCTGCCTGGGCACGGACAGCTCCCACACGGTTGCTCAAGGCtttatccagcctggccttgagcactgccagggtTGTGgcatccacaacctctctgcGTTCCAGTGTCTACCACCCTCGGG CCAAGGAGCACATCCAGGAGATGAAGAAAGAGCTCGATTCGCTTTTGCAGACGGCGGAGAAGGCGTTTGCGGTGGAGCTGCTGACGATGCCGGCCGCCGTCAGGAAGATGAAGAGGAAAGAGGTGCTCG CTGGAAATTGTAGGGGCTACACAGAGATCAAACCTGAACCTCTTGAAGAACTTGAGTTTACTGTGAGCCTGA GTTTGCAAGGACGGGAGGAAGtggctcttgctgctgcagcg actGACTGCTCTGTAGAAGACATGCCAAATCCCAAACTGGTGAGGACCAACAGCAAGAAAG TTAAGGTAACTACAATTGTTGAATATGAAGATGCCAAGCACAGTTCTGCAaagaaaataactaaaaaa ATTTCCAAAACCAGGTCGCTGGTTTCACTGGCCTCTGGTTTAAGTGGCAAACTGAACTCTCTTTCTAG TGCCACAAATCTCAAAGCCACTCCAAAGGGAGCTAAAAG TGCTGGATTACAACAGACTGTCTCAAGAACTTTACCTCCGAGTGGAAGAGTTCAAGGCATGTTGAAGAGAAGTAAATCAGTACCCCAACATAAAAGTGTTCCATTTGTCAACATTCCCCTGGCTGATGGACAG ACACTCTGTACAGCTGGTGGAGACCTCCGTAATATTGATGTGCAGCTCCTAAATCAGGATACAGTACAGCACATCCATAACCTGGTG AGTGAGCTGACTGTACTGTGTGGAAAGGTAACACCTAAACCAAGTTAA
- the LOC135279258 gene encoding borealin-2-like isoform X4, with the protein MAPGKAPCRRRSSDSGVEPDRGALPRDREQRTALSQKKRDQRIALFLSDFDQQAKEHIQEMKKELDSLLQTAEKAFAVELLTMPAAVRKMKRKEVLGLQGREEVALAAAATDCSVEDMPNPKLVRTNSKKVKVTTIVEYEDAKHSSAKKITKKISKTRSLVSLASGLSGKLNSLSSATNLKATPKGAKSAGLQQTVSRTLPPSGRVQGMLKRSKSVPQHKSVPFVNIPLADGQTLCTAGGDLRNIDVQLLNQDTVQHIHNLVSELTVLCGKVTPKPS; encoded by the exons ATGGCCCCGGGGAAGGCCCCGTGCCGGCGGCGCAGCAGCGACTCGGGCGTGGAGCCGGACCGCGGGGCGCTGCCCCGGGACAGGGAGCAGCGCACCGCGCTCTCCCAGAAGAAGAGGGACCAGCGCATCGCGCTCTTCCTCAGCGACTTCGACCAGCAGG CCAAGGAGCACATCCAGGAGATGAAGAAAGAGCTCGATTCGCTTTTGCAGACGGCGGAGAAGGCGTTTGCGGTGGAGCTGCTGACGATGCCGGCCGCCGTCAGGAAGATGAAGAGGAAAGAGGTGCTCG GTTTGCAAGGACGGGAGGAAGtggctcttgctgctgcagcg actGACTGCTCTGTAGAAGACATGCCAAATCCCAAACTGGTGAGGACCAACAGCAAGAAAG TTAAGGTAACTACAATTGTTGAATATGAAGATGCCAAGCACAGTTCTGCAaagaaaataactaaaaaa ATTTCCAAAACCAGGTCGCTGGTTTCACTGGCCTCTGGTTTAAGTGGCAAACTGAACTCTCTTTCTAG TGCCACAAATCTCAAAGCCACTCCAAAGGGAGCTAAAAG TGCTGGATTACAACAGACTGTCTCAAGAACTTTACCTCCGAGTGGAAGAGTTCAAGGCATGTTGAAGAGAAGTAAATCAGTACCCCAACATAAAAGTGTTCCATTTGTCAACATTCCCCTGGCTGATGGACAG ACACTCTGTACAGCTGGTGGAGACCTCCGTAATATTGATGTGCAGCTCCTAAATCAGGATACAGTACAGCACATCCATAACCTGGTG AGTGAGCTGACTGTACTGTGTGGAAAGGTAACACCTAAACCAAGTTAA